TTCACCGCGTGCCGTTCCTCGACACCTTCGACTTGAAATACAACTTGCTGGTCAAGCAACCCAACCCAAGCTCGAAGGCGGTGATGTTCTGCCTGATGGACGTGTCCGGCTCGATGACCCAGGCGACTAAGGACATCGCCAAGCGCTTCTTCATCCTGCTGTACCTGTTTCTAAAGCGGAATTACGACAAGATCGACGTAGTGTTCATCCGCCATCACACCAGCGCCCGGGAAGTGGACGAAGAGGAGTTCTTCTACTCGCGGGAAACCGGCGGCACCATCGTCTCCAGCGCGTTGAAGCTGATGCAGGAAATCATGGCCGAGCGCTACCCGGCCAATGAGTGGAACATTTACGCAGCTCAGGCTTCCGACGGCGACAACTGGAATGATGATTCGCCCATCTGCCGCGACATCCTGATCAACCAGATCATGCCGTTCGTGCAGTACTACACCTACGTCGAAATTACCCCCCGTGAGCACCAGGCCCTGTGGTTCGAATATGAGCGTATCGGCGAAGCGTTTGCCGACACCTTCGCCCAGCAGCAACTGGTCTCGGCCGGCGATATCTATCCGGTCTTCCGTGAACTCTTCCAGCGCAGGTTAGTGACATGACCGCCAAAAAAGAGCATAAGCGCCAACCCATTTCCACCGGCTCCGAGTGGACCTTTGAACTGATCCAGGCCTATGACCGGGAAATCAGCCGCATCGCGGCGGGCTATGCCCTGGACACCTACCCCAACCAGATCGAAGTGATCACCGCCGAACAGATGATGGATGCCTACGCCTCGGTCGGCATGCCTCTGGGCTATCACCATTGGTCCTACGGCAAACACTTCCTCAGTACTGAGAAGTCCTACACCCGTGGCCAGATGGGCCTGGCCTACGAGATCGTCATCAATTCCGACCCGTGCATTGCCTACTTGATGGAGGAAAACACCATCTGCATGCAGGCGCTGGTGGTGGCGCATGCCTGCTACGGGCACAACAGCTTCTTCAAGGGTAATTACCTGTTCCGCACCTGGACGGATGCCAGCTCGATCATCGATTACCTGGTGTTCGCCAAGCAGTACATCATGCAATGCGAGGAACGCCACGGTATCGATGCGGTGGAAGACCTGCTCGATTCCTGCCATGCGTTGATGAACTACGGTGTGGACCGCTACAAACGCCCGTACCCGATTTCTGCCGAGGAAGAACGCCTGCGCCAGAAGGAACGCGAGGAACACCTGCAGAAACAGATCAACGACCTGTGGCGCACTATCCCCAAGAAAACCGGGAAAAACAGCGACAAGGACAATGCACGCTTCCCGGCCGAACCTCAGGAAAACATCCTGTACTTCCTGGAAAAACACGCACCGCTGCTGGAGCCATGGCAGCGCGAAATCGTGCGTATTGTGCGCAAGATCGCCCAGTACTTTTATCCACAGCGCCAGACCCAGGTGATGAACGAAGGCTGGGCCACGTTCTGGCACTACACCTTGATGAATGACCTGTACGACGAAGGCCTGGTCACCGACGGCTTCATGATGGAGTTCCTCACTTCCCACACCAGCGTGGTGTTCCAGCCGGGCTTCGACAGCCCGTACTACAGCGGCATCAACCCTTATGCGCTGGGCTTTGCGATGTACCGCGACATTCGGCGCATGTGCGAACACCCCACCGACGAGGACCGCCGCTGGTTCCCGGAAATCGCCGGCAGCGATTGGTTGTCGACCATCAAGTTCGCCATGAGCAGCTTCAAGGACGAGAGTTTCATCCTGCAGTACCTCTCCCCCCAGGTGATTCGCGACCTCAAGCTGTTCAGCATCATGGACGACGACCTTAAGGATGACCTGGTGGTGCCGGCCATCCATGACGAGCCCGGCTACCGCGCCATCCGCGAGACCCTGGCGGCGCAGTACAACCTTGGCAACCGCGAACCCAACGTGCAGATCTACAGCATCGATGTGCGCGGCGACCGCTCGCTGACCCTGCGGCACCAGCAACACGACCGTAAGCCCTTGGGCGAATCCACTGAGGAAGTGCTCAAGCACCTGCATCGGTTGTGGGGCTTCGACATTCATCTGGAAACCCTGCAGGGCGACCAGGTGATGAAGACTCACCATGTGCCACCGCGCAGCGATCACAACGACAACGACTACGGCCGCCTGGACTTGGCCGTCGTTCATCTCTGAAACAGCAAAGCCTCCATTGGTCAGGCACAGGCGGTATCCTGTGCCGCTAATGGAGGCTTTTTCATGAAAATCTATAAAGTCGGCGGCGCGGTGCGTGATCGCCTGCTTGGCATCAAGGTCACCGACGTCGACCGCGTTGTCGTTGGCGCGACCACTGAAGAAATGCTCGCCAAGGGCTACAAGCCGGTGGGCGCTGACTTCCCGGTATTCCTCGATCCGAAAAACGGTGACGAATACGCCCTCGCCCGCACCGAGCGCAAGAGTGGCCGGGGTTATGGCGGCTTTGTGTTTCACGCCAGCCCCGAGGTCACGCTGGAAGAAGACCTGATTCGCCGCGACCTGACCATCAACGCCATGGCGGAGGACGATGACGGCAACCTGACGGATCCGTACCATGGCCAGCGTGATCTGGAAGCCCGCGTTCTACGCCACGTTTCGCCGGCGTTCGCCGAAGATCCATTGCGCGTGCTGCGCGTTGCCCGCTTTGCGGCGCGCTACGCACACCTTGGCTTCACCGTAGCACCTGAGACGCTGGAGCTGATGCGTCAGCTCAGTGAATCCGGCGAGCTGGAAGCCTTGACCCCGGAGCGCAGCTGGAAAGAAATCTCCCGTGCGCTGATGGAAGATCAGCCTCAGGTGTTTATCCAAGTACTGCGTGACTGCGATGCACTGAAAACCCTGATGCCGGAAGTGAACGCACTGTTCGGCGTGCCGCAGCCCGAGGCTCATCACCCGGAAATCGACACCGGTGTGCACACCTTGAGCGTGCTGGAACAGGCCGCCCTGCATCAACAGCCGCTCACCGTGCGCTGGGCTTGCTTGCTGCATGACCTGGGCAAAGGCCTGACGCCTGTGGATAAGTTGCCGCAACACATTGCTCATGAACATACGGGCTTGGTACTGATCAAGGCGGTCAACGAGCGCTTCAAAGTGCCGAGGGATTGCCAGGAACTGGCGCTATTGGTGGGCCAATATCACACTCATGGCCATCGTGCATTGGAGCTGAAAGCCTCGACATTGCTGGAGTTGCTGCAGAGTTTTGACGTGTATCGCCGGCCGCAGCGCTTTGAGGAATTTGTGGTGGCGTGTGAGATGGACGCACGCGGCCGCAAGGGCTTTGAGCAGCGAAGTTATCCACAGGCCGATTATTTGCGCGGCGCAGCCAAGGTTGCGCGTGAAGTGGCGGTGGCGCCACTGCTGGAGAAAGGTTTTAAAGGCCCGGAACTGGGCGAAGCGCTCAAACGCGAAAGGCTTAAGGCGCTGAAGGCCTACAAGGAACAGCGTAACGCCTAGCAGGCGAGCTTTTCCAATGCAAAACCTGTGGGAGCGGGCTTGCCCGCGAAGACGTCGGCCCAACAAGCATTGATGGTGACTGACACACCGCTTTCGCGGGCAAGCCCGCTCCCACATTTGAATCCGGTCGAGCCAAGAGAATCGGCGGCGATAGGAAGCAGGCGAGCTTTTCCAATGCCGTTCAGTTGAGCGCAAAACCTGTGGGAGCGGGCTTGCCCGAGAAGACGTCTGCCCAACAAGCATGGATGGTGACTGACGCACCGCTTTCGCGGGCAAGCCCGCTCCCACATTTGAATTCGGTCGAGCCAAGAGAATCGGCGGCTATAGGAAGCAGGCGAGCTTTTCCAGTGCCGCTCAGTTTAGCGCAAAACCTGTGGGAGCGGGCTTGCCCGCGAAGACGTCGGCCCAACAAGCATGGATGGTGACTGACGCACCGCTTTCGCGAGCAAGCCCGCTCCCACATTTGAATCCGGTCGAGTCAAGAGAATCGGCGGCGATAGGAAGCAGGCGAGCTTTTCCGATGCCGTTCAGTTGAGCGCAAAACCTGTGGGAGCGGGCTTGCCCGCGAAGACGTCGGCCCAACAAGCATGGATGGTGACTGACGCACCGCTTTCGCGGGCAAGCCCGCTCCCACATTTGAATCCGGTCGAGCCAAGAGAATCGGCGGCTATAGGAAGCAGGCGAGC
The sequence above is a segment of the Pseudomonas sp. R76 genome. Coding sequences within it:
- a CDS encoding SpoVR family protein; translation: MTAKKEHKRQPISTGSEWTFELIQAYDREISRIAAGYALDTYPNQIEVITAEQMMDAYASVGMPLGYHHWSYGKHFLSTEKSYTRGQMGLAYEIVINSDPCIAYLMEENTICMQALVVAHACYGHNSFFKGNYLFRTWTDASSIIDYLVFAKQYIMQCEERHGIDAVEDLLDSCHALMNYGVDRYKRPYPISAEEERLRQKEREEHLQKQINDLWRTIPKKTGKNSDKDNARFPAEPQENILYFLEKHAPLLEPWQREIVRIVRKIAQYFYPQRQTQVMNEGWATFWHYTLMNDLYDEGLVTDGFMMEFLTSHTSVVFQPGFDSPYYSGINPYALGFAMYRDIRRMCEHPTDEDRRWFPEIAGSDWLSTIKFAMSSFKDESFILQYLSPQVIRDLKLFSIMDDDLKDDLVVPAIHDEPGYRAIRETLAAQYNLGNREPNVQIYSIDVRGDRSLTLRHQQHDRKPLGESTEEVLKHLHRLWGFDIHLETLQGDQVMKTHHVPPRSDHNDNDYGRLDLAVVHL
- a CDS encoding multifunctional CCA addition/repair protein; protein product: MKIYKVGGAVRDRLLGIKVTDVDRVVVGATTEEMLAKGYKPVGADFPVFLDPKNGDEYALARTERKSGRGYGGFVFHASPEVTLEEDLIRRDLTINAMAEDDDGNLTDPYHGQRDLEARVLRHVSPAFAEDPLRVLRVARFAARYAHLGFTVAPETLELMRQLSESGELEALTPERSWKEISRALMEDQPQVFIQVLRDCDALKTLMPEVNALFGVPQPEAHHPEIDTGVHTLSVLEQAALHQQPLTVRWACLLHDLGKGLTPVDKLPQHIAHEHTGLVLIKAVNERFKVPRDCQELALLVGQYHTHGHRALELKASTLLELLQSFDVYRRPQRFEEFVVACEMDARGRKGFEQRSYPQADYLRGAAKVAREVAVAPLLEKGFKGPELGEALKRERLKALKAYKEQRNA